In Puntigrus tetrazona isolate hp1 unplaced genomic scaffold, ASM1883169v1 S000000234, whole genome shotgun sequence, a single window of DNA contains:
- the LOC122333311 gene encoding mpv17-like protein isoform X2, which produces MRDALLTPVRRFPWATNVTLYGCLFAGGDFVHQLFSRKERVDWTHTRNVAVVAFGFHGNFNFFWMRFLERRFPGNAQRSVLRKLLLDQTLAAPLAISAFYTGVSFMEGREEVLQDWREKFLNTYKTGLMYWPFMQQSGDGTVTAALDWIRDMEDKRQEPISRTDSAERRSCSKKD; this is translated from the exons ATGCGCGACGCGCTGTTGACGCCCGTCAGACGCTTCCCGTGGGCGACCAACGTGACGCTGTACGGCTGCCTGTTCGCGGGCGGAGATTTTGTTCACCAGCTTTTTTCACGTAAAGAACGAGTTGACTGGACTCACACGAGAAACGTGGCCGTAGTCGCGTTCGGTTTTCACGGAAACTTCAATTTCTTTTGGATGCGCTTTTTGGAGCGACGCTTCCCCGGTAACGCGCAGCGGTCGGTGCTGCGGAAGCTGCTGCTGGACCAGACGCTCGCCGCGCCGCTCGCCATCAGCGCCTTCTACACAG GTGTGAGCTTCATGGAGGGCAGAGAGGAGGTTCTGCAGGACTGGAGGGAAAAGTTCCTCAACACCTACAAG ACAGGACTCATGTACTGGCCGTTCATGCAG CAGAGCGGAGACGGCACCGTCACGGCGGCTCTGGACTGGATTCGGGACATGGAGGACAAACGACAGGAACCGATCTCCAGAACGGACTCGGCTGAAAGACGCTCCTGCTCAAAGAAGGACTGA
- the LOC122333311 gene encoding mpv17-like protein isoform X1, which yields MRDALLTPVRRFPWATNVTLYGCLFAGGDFVHQLFSRKERVDWTHTRNVAVVAFGFHGNFNFFWMRFLERRFPGNAQRSVLRKLLLDQTLAAPLAISAFYTGVSFMEGREEVLQDWREKFLNTYKTGLMYWPFMQFLNFALVPPLVRTAFTGCCGFLWATFLCFSQQSGDGTVTAALDWIRDMEDKRQEPISRTDSAERRSCSKKD from the exons ATGCGCGACGCGCTGTTGACGCCCGTCAGACGCTTCCCGTGGGCGACCAACGTGACGCTGTACGGCTGCCTGTTCGCGGGCGGAGATTTTGTTCACCAGCTTTTTTCACGTAAAGAACGAGTTGACTGGACTCACACGAGAAACGTGGCCGTAGTCGCGTTCGGTTTTCACGGAAACTTCAATTTCTTTTGGATGCGCTTTTTGGAGCGACGCTTCCCCGGTAACGCGCAGCGGTCGGTGCTGCGGAAGCTGCTGCTGGACCAGACGCTCGCCGCGCCGCTCGCCATCAGCGCCTTCTACACAG GTGTGAGCTTCATGGAGGGCAGAGAGGAGGTTCTGCAGGACTGGAGGGAAAAGTTCCTCAACACCTACAAG ACAGGACTCATGTACTGGCCGTTCATGCAG TTCCTCAACTTTGCTCTGGTTCCTCCGCTGGTCCGCACGGCCTTCACCGGCTGCTGTGGATTCCTCTGGGCCACGTTCCTCTGTTTCTCGCAGCAGAGCGGAGACGGCACCGTCACGGCGGCTCTGGACTGGATTCGGGACATGGAGGACAAACGACAGGAACCGATCTCCAGAACGGACTCGGCTGAAAGACGCTCCTGCTCAAAGAAGGACTGA